From a single Strix uralensis isolate ZFMK-TIS-50842 chromosome 25, bStrUra1, whole genome shotgun sequence genomic region:
- the SMAP2 gene encoding stromal membrane-associated protein 2 isoform X3: MQEMGNGKANRLYEAYLPENFRRPQTDQAVESFIRDKYEKKKYMDRSIDISAFRKEKDDKWKRNNEPVSERKLEPIIFEKVKMPQKKEETQQSRKSSPKSTEPVMDLLGLDAPVTAAVTNGRPSSLEKDLDLFASVGSNSDSRKVSGSMPTSGSAGSVPENLNLFPEPGGKGEEVAKKQLSKDSILSLYGSQTPQLPAQGAMFMAPAQMAYPAAAYTGFPGVAPSSSMMGGMMAPSVGMMAQPGATGMVTPMAIPAGYVGNVQAAVIGVPNGMMAAQQAGYVAGMAAVPQPVYGVQPAQQLQWNIAQMTQQMAGMNFYGANGMMGYGQSMGGGGAQGSNQSLSTQMWK; this comes from the exons ATGCAAGAGATGGGAAATGGAAAAGCAAATCGTCTGTATGAAGCCTACCTGCCAGAGAACTTCAGGCGACCTCAAACAGATCA AGCTGTGGAGAGCTTCATTCGGGAtaaatatgaaaagaagaaatacatggACCGAAGTATTGACATCAGTGCATTTAGG aaagaaaaggatgacAAATGGAAAAGGAATAATGAGCCAGtatcagaaagaaaactggaacCTATCATCTTTGAGAAGGTGAAAATG cctcaaaagaaagaagaaacacagcagtCTAGAAAAAGTTCTCCTAAATCTACTGAGCCAGTGATGGACTTGCTAGGACTTG ATGCTCCCGTGACGGCCGCCGTTACAAACGGCAGGCCCAGCAGCTTAGAGAAGGATCTTGATCTTTTCGCGTCGGTGGGATCAAACTCTGACTCCAGGAAG GTCAGTGGCTCTATGCCGACATCTGGAAGTGCTGGTTCTGTTCCCGAAAACCTGAATCTCTTCCCTGAGCCAGGAGGCAAAGGGGAGGAAGTGGCAAAGAAGCAGCTCTCTAAAGACTCTATCCTCTCCTTGTACGGCTCTCAAACACCTCAGCTGCCTGCGCAAG GAGCAATGTTCATGGCCCCAGCTCAGATGGCATATCCTGCAGCGGCATATACTGGCTTCCCAGGAGTAGCCCCCTCCAGCAGCATGATGGGAGGCATGATGGCACCCTCGGTGGGAATGATGGCCCAGCCTGGAGCCACAGGGATGGTGACCCCCATGGCCATTCCAGCTGGATACGTGGGTAACGTGCAGGCTGCGGTCATCGGTGTCCCCAACGGGATGATGGCCGCGCAGCAGGCCGGCTACGTAGCTGGTATGGCAGCGGTTCCCCAGCCTGTCTACGGTGTGCAGCCAGCGCAGCAGCTTCAGTGGAACATTGCTCAG ATGACCCAGCAGATGGCTGGGATGAACTTCTATGGAGCTAATGGCATGATGGGCTATGGACAGTCAATGGGTGGAGGAGGTGCCCAGGGAAGCAATCAGTCCCTCAGCACTCAGATGTGGAAATGA
- the SMAP2 gene encoding stromal membrane-associated protein 2 isoform X2, with the protein MESLCGPRWASWNIGVFICIRCAGIHRNLGVHISRVKSVNLDQWTQEQIQCMQEMGNGKANRLYEAYLPENFRRPQTDQAVESFIRDKYEKKKYMDRSIDISAFRKEKDDKWKRNNEPVSERKLEPIIFEKVKMPQKKEETQQSRKSSPKSTEPVMDLLGLDAPVTAAVTNGRPSSLEKDLDLFASVGSNSDSRKVSGSMPTSGSAGSVPENLNLFPEPGGKGEEVAKKQLSKDSILSLYGSQTPQLPAQGAMFMAPAQMAYPAAAYTGFPGVAPSSSMMGGMMAPSVGMMAQPGATGMVTPMAIPAGYVGNVQAAVIGVPNGMMAAQQAGYVAGMAAVPQPVYGVQPAQQLQWNIAQMTQQMAGMNFYGANGMMGYGQSMGGGGAQGSNQSLSTQMWK; encoded by the exons GGCCACGATGGGCATCCTGGAATATCGGTGTGTTCATCTGTATTCGATGTGCTGGGATCCACAGGAACCTCGGAGTTCATATATCCAGGGTAAAATCTGTCAATCTTGACCAGTGGACACAAGAACAGATACAG TGCATGCAAGAGATGGGAAATGGAAAAGCAAATCGTCTGTATGAAGCCTACCTGCCAGAGAACTTCAGGCGACCTCAAACAGATCA AGCTGTGGAGAGCTTCATTCGGGAtaaatatgaaaagaagaaatacatggACCGAAGTATTGACATCAGTGCATTTAGG aaagaaaaggatgacAAATGGAAAAGGAATAATGAGCCAGtatcagaaagaaaactggaacCTATCATCTTTGAGAAGGTGAAAATG cctcaaaagaaagaagaaacacagcagtCTAGAAAAAGTTCTCCTAAATCTACTGAGCCAGTGATGGACTTGCTAGGACTTG ATGCTCCCGTGACGGCCGCCGTTACAAACGGCAGGCCCAGCAGCTTAGAGAAGGATCTTGATCTTTTCGCGTCGGTGGGATCAAACTCTGACTCCAGGAAG GTCAGTGGCTCTATGCCGACATCTGGAAGTGCTGGTTCTGTTCCCGAAAACCTGAATCTCTTCCCTGAGCCAGGAGGCAAAGGGGAGGAAGTGGCAAAGAAGCAGCTCTCTAAAGACTCTATCCTCTCCTTGTACGGCTCTCAAACACCTCAGCTGCCTGCGCAAG GAGCAATGTTCATGGCCCCAGCTCAGATGGCATATCCTGCAGCGGCATATACTGGCTTCCCAGGAGTAGCCCCCTCCAGCAGCATGATGGGAGGCATGATGGCACCCTCGGTGGGAATGATGGCCCAGCCTGGAGCCACAGGGATGGTGACCCCCATGGCCATTCCAGCTGGATACGTGGGTAACGTGCAGGCTGCGGTCATCGGTGTCCCCAACGGGATGATGGCCGCGCAGCAGGCCGGCTACGTAGCTGGTATGGCAGCGGTTCCCCAGCCTGTCTACGGTGTGCAGCCAGCGCAGCAGCTTCAGTGGAACATTGCTCAG ATGACCCAGCAGATGGCTGGGATGAACTTCTATGGAGCTAATGGCATGATGGGCTATGGACAGTCAATGGGTGGAGGAGGTGCCCAGGGAAGCAATCAGTCCCTCAGCACTCAGATGTGGAAATGA
- the SMAP2 gene encoding stromal membrane-associated protein 2 isoform X1 codes for MTGKSVRDVDRYQAVLAGLLVEEENKYCADCQAKGPRWASWNIGVFICIRCAGIHRNLGVHISRVKSVNLDQWTQEQIQCMQEMGNGKANRLYEAYLPENFRRPQTDQAVESFIRDKYEKKKYMDRSIDISAFRKEKDDKWKRNNEPVSERKLEPIIFEKVKMPQKKEETQQSRKSSPKSTEPVMDLLGLDAPVTAAVTNGRPSSLEKDLDLFASVGSNSDSRKVSGSMPTSGSAGSVPENLNLFPEPGGKGEEVAKKQLSKDSILSLYGSQTPQLPAQGAMFMAPAQMAYPAAAYTGFPGVAPSSSMMGGMMAPSVGMMAQPGATGMVTPMAIPAGYVGNVQAAVIGVPNGMMAAQQAGYVAGMAAVPQPVYGVQPAQQLQWNIAQMTQQMAGMNFYGANGMMGYGQSMGGGGAQGSNQSLSTQMWK; via the exons GGCCACGATGGGCATCCTGGAATATCGGTGTGTTCATCTGTATTCGATGTGCTGGGATCCACAGGAACCTCGGAGTTCATATATCCAGGGTAAAATCTGTCAATCTTGACCAGTGGACACAAGAACAGATACAG TGCATGCAAGAGATGGGAAATGGAAAAGCAAATCGTCTGTATGAAGCCTACCTGCCAGAGAACTTCAGGCGACCTCAAACAGATCA AGCTGTGGAGAGCTTCATTCGGGAtaaatatgaaaagaagaaatacatggACCGAAGTATTGACATCAGTGCATTTAGG aaagaaaaggatgacAAATGGAAAAGGAATAATGAGCCAGtatcagaaagaaaactggaacCTATCATCTTTGAGAAGGTGAAAATG cctcaaaagaaagaagaaacacagcagtCTAGAAAAAGTTCTCCTAAATCTACTGAGCCAGTGATGGACTTGCTAGGACTTG ATGCTCCCGTGACGGCCGCCGTTACAAACGGCAGGCCCAGCAGCTTAGAGAAGGATCTTGATCTTTTCGCGTCGGTGGGATCAAACTCTGACTCCAGGAAG GTCAGTGGCTCTATGCCGACATCTGGAAGTGCTGGTTCTGTTCCCGAAAACCTGAATCTCTTCCCTGAGCCAGGAGGCAAAGGGGAGGAAGTGGCAAAGAAGCAGCTCTCTAAAGACTCTATCCTCTCCTTGTACGGCTCTCAAACACCTCAGCTGCCTGCGCAAG GAGCAATGTTCATGGCCCCAGCTCAGATGGCATATCCTGCAGCGGCATATACTGGCTTCCCAGGAGTAGCCCCCTCCAGCAGCATGATGGGAGGCATGATGGCACCCTCGGTGGGAATGATGGCCCAGCCTGGAGCCACAGGGATGGTGACCCCCATGGCCATTCCAGCTGGATACGTGGGTAACGTGCAGGCTGCGGTCATCGGTGTCCCCAACGGGATGATGGCCGCGCAGCAGGCCGGCTACGTAGCTGGTATGGCAGCGGTTCCCCAGCCTGTCTACGGTGTGCAGCCAGCGCAGCAGCTTCAGTGGAACATTGCTCAG ATGACCCAGCAGATGGCTGGGATGAACTTCTATGGAGCTAATGGCATGATGGGCTATGGACAGTCAATGGGTGGAGGAGGTGCCCAGGGAAGCAATCAGTCCCTCAGCACTCAGATGTGGAAATGA